One stretch of Gammaproteobacteria bacterium DNA includes these proteins:
- a CDS encoding WbuC family cupin fold metalloprotein, whose amino-acid sequence MKSITLGLLDDLSRQARSSKRLRINHNLHDHLGDKIQRLLNAMEPGTYVQPHRHKADRWEYFQLIRGEALIVLFDVNGRVVEKIHLSPANILAIEIPGGCFHTISSLAPQTVLWELKPGPYHADSDKEFARWAPSENQESVGQFLAWFESSRKGDLPPS is encoded by the coding sequence TTGAAAAGTATTACATTGGGCCTGTTGGACGATCTGAGCCGACAGGCCCGTTCCTCAAAACGCTTAAGAATTAATCACAACCTGCACGATCATCTGGGTGACAAGATTCAGCGCCTGTTGAATGCCATGGAGCCCGGTACCTACGTCCAACCTCATCGGCATAAGGCCGATCGCTGGGAATATTTTCAGCTTATCCGTGGTGAGGCCCTAATAGTATTATTTGATGTCAACGGCAGAGTTGTGGAAAAAATACATCTTAGCCCTGCCAATATTCTGGCCATCGAGATTCCGGGCGGTTGTTTTCACACCATTAGCTCTCTGGCTCCACAAACTGTTTTGTGGGAACTAAAACCCGGTCCGTACCATGCGGATTCAGACAAGGAGTTTGCCCGTTGGGCTCCGTCAGAGAACCAAGAGTCAGTCGGCCAATTTCTTGCATGGTTTGAAAGTAGTCGCAAAGGAGATTTGCCCCCGTCCTAA